AACTCTGCAACCTGTAAATCAAATGAGGCAGATAAACTGCAACAAAAACCAAGCGCTGTATGTAAAAGCTGGTCTTTAACCTCATTTTACAACCTGCAGCCAATATGCAGTAATCACATCATAGACAAGCTCCCTGTCTCTGTATTTGCATTGTTTGAGTCACAGCCACCTGCCTGCAGATTTACACCAGCAGATCACAGACAATAACAGTAAAGACAGAAGTGCACTGCTTTATGACTTCAGCACTTTCAGTTTGAAGTCTTCCAGCACCAGTGAGTTTAAATTATGGTGGGAGACGTCCTTGGGATGTGAACATCTCATTTCACCAGGCTGTACGCAACTGCAtgcgcacgcacgcacacacacacacacaactcatttCATTGGGGGTCTCTGGGAGGCTGGACTCAGTGGAGCATGACATAAGAATTATACATCTGGCAGCAGTAAACCTGCAaactctttctctccctctctctctctctcacacacacacacacacacacacagagttgtgaCTGCTATAAAACAAAACTTTTAGCTCTTCTCTTgggaatatttttttatttttgctcttgatatttaaatatatattctgTTCTATGCAAATATGATGATGTTTTGGTCATTTCATTAAGCACTTATCAGAAATCAATGTAATTCGATTTTAAATTAGGAATCTGTAGATATGAGCTCACAGAGTGACTCCTTGATGATATTGATATTGATAATGTACAAACAACACAGGTTGCCGTTGGAATTCATTCTAGTGACCTCCCTAATTTCAAGTTTTGACCACACAGTGATCACATCACATCAGTTTAATCACAGAAAGGTGGTGTAAGGTGAAGTTGCACCATGATTTTAAATCTTCATTCTTGCCTCCTGGGgaacaattaaaaaaactacaCGTAGACTATCAACCTTAAATTGCATCACATAACACAAGAGAGGATGAAAAGGATGCGAGATAAACCGGAATATTTCAGATATCCCGGGATTTCTAACGTCTTTTCATCCACAATCACGCGTGGATGTGGCAGGACTCAGAGCATCCCCTCTGAACAGAGCGAGCTCCGCATCTCCATCCCAGCTGCGCCCCGCTGACACAACGTAATGAACACCTGCGGACACGCCCACCCACCGCATCCCAGCCCAGCCATTGGCTGATTCTTTAGATATTCAGCGAGCTGTCCGGCGATTGGCTCAAATCTCACACAAGTGATTTCATAAAGCAAATCTTTAGGAAGTTGTGTAAAGGGAATAAGTGGGAAAAACCCTTGAGATAACGGCGGTGTCCACGGCACAATTAGCTGCCCCGCGTCTCTCTTtgctcccccctctccctctctttctcctcgcTGGAGCTTTCATCGGAGTTTACGCGCGTCTCCGCATCTGTGAGTACCTGAGTTatcctgctgctgaagctgctgctctctgcctctGGGCTCTGGACAGTTGTAGCGCTCCGCTGGGAGCTGCTGCACAGAACAAAGTTGCTCTCCGTGGTGATTTGAACTTAACTTTGTTCTCATAGTAAATCCAGATTACGGCGCTTGCTTTGTAATACTGTTTAAATATTGGATTGAGTGTTGCCTTgaaataagtgtttttttttcaaagatgaGCCGATAGaaaaaagagcaggaggagcctTGTGTGAACTGACTCATTGTTAAAAGAACATTTGTCATGGTTACACATTTTACTggttatttattcatttcttaTTTAAATTAGGCTTTAATATCTGTTTAAACTTTATACATTTGATCTTATTTCATGACAGAAAGTATCATGAAATACATAAACTGCTGTCAAAATAGATTTAATTGTGACTTTAATTGTTAATGAACTATGAACTGTTTAAATGTAGCTGATGGTTgtcagtgtgctgtgtgtttcactgtgatCACACACTGGGATCCATGTCAGTTGTTTCTTGCACAAGTGCACTTCACAGGGACCGGTACagcactttgtgtgtgagtgagtgagtgttctGCAGTGAGGGTGTCCTTCACAGAGAAGAGCTTCTTGTGTTTAAAGCTGAAGATGTTGCCGGCTCTTTGTCGCAGTGTTATCAGGATCAGAGCTGAGCTGAGGAACGCTCTAGAAAGCACATGCTGATGTTGCACGCTGTGGTAATGGCCTCTTAACACCGACATAAATAACCAAATCGAAAACATTTCTCTGCTTCAGAcgactgtttgtttgttttttccaagGCTATTTCATGGTCTTTGACTGGTTTACTACAAATTGCTTTACTTGATGCTTCCTGTTATTGTTGTTGACCCTGCAGATGTTAAATCATAAGAACCCCAAGTGAGTGCACCAAACTGAAAACATTACACATTACAACTTTAGATGACAACTTATGTGCGATGTGTTGGTCTTTACTGCAGTGCATGTGGAGCGAAGGGACTGCATGTCCTTGGCTGGATGATGTACTTCACAGTTTTATCAAACCCCAatgctctctgtcctctctgtacCACCTTCTTCTCTCTGCTTATTACTTTGTAAGGGTGAGTTATTGGGGCTCCTTTACTTGAGTTATATTCCAGAGGGAGAAAGTCTTGTTTTATATATAATCCTAAAGTTCACAGTCTACctgtgagcttttattttgccCTCTAATTTTCAATTTTGCAGCATTTTCAGAAGCGCCATTTTCCACCAACTTTTGTTTAGCTTAAAGtttctttttccctctttttaATTTACTTTTATCTACCACTGGAGTATATGAGAACCTGTGTGAAGTGGCCACTCATTCGTCATCACATCCTTCTCTAATAGGGAGAAACTGCCTCATCCTGAGCTTCCAGTGTTATTAATTAACCCTTCTTGCTAACAGCCACAGTCTACATTACTACCAGCTCTTCAGTGCATGTTATcgcagctctgcctgcctgccttcctGGAGAGCCAGCGTTGGCCTCAGGGTTTATTTCTTCAGGTGTCAGTTGAGGTGCTTCCACTCATTGGTGATGTGATTTTGAGAGTATTACTCAAACAGCACTGGTTTTTTATCTTAAATTGAATTGTTGAGGGAGATGTTAAAGAGCCATACATCACCTGGACACTTAGAGCAGGAAGGAAGAGACTCTGCAGCTGAGGGGAAGCAGAGACGGGGGACCGTCTCAATGGCATTACACATGGAATGACGAAGGCTGTGTCCATAAATGTGCAGGCAGAGAAAATCAATTTGTCAGCTTGTAAATGTCATTTTGTATGAGAGTGTAAAGTTGATGAtgagcattttattttaacccTAAGAAGGTGACCCCTCTCTCCCATTTCTCAGCCATGCTTTGCTTCTTTGTTTTCAGAAACTCTACACCTCTACCTGCCTGCACAAGTCAAATTGGATCAATTCTTCTGTGTTCACCTTTTAAGGACACATATACATCACAGAGCCCCTTTTcatccaaaaagaaaaaaaaaactcttttctAATTTAGAGTTGGTCACTGTCTCAGAGAAAGCAGCAGGTCGTATTGGTTTCCCCTCTGCTCACTTGGCCTCTAGGTAATGCCCTGCTCCACGTATGGATTTCCTGTCCTGTAATTCCTCAGCCTGTCTGCATGTGATGGGTTGTTCAGATCTAACCCTGCAGAAAGCCACTGATTGCGGTGCTATATCTTCATCTTTATGTCTGAGTCAGCCACGTTCGCCTCGCGATGAATTTAGAGAATTAGCAACAAGGGCGTGTGTTGCAGTTTGCAGATGTATGACTtgcagtttttatttgatttcaatACACCTCAACCGGCAGGACAAATGTATGCAGCAGTTCAGGGGAAGAGTGTTGTGTAAATGTGATTATTGGAtattgtgctgctctgtgtgtgtgtatgatgtgtgtttgaacacagtTCTGCAAACTGACGCAGGCAAAAAGATGAGACGTCATGTtgcaaactgtgtgtttaaccCTTCAGGTGAGGATGCTGTTGTGGCTGCTTTTACTGCTGCCTGCCCTGTCCTCAGCTCAGCGATCAGAGCCTATGTTCTCAGCTATAACCAAGACCGCCCTTCCTCCCGACTATGACAACAACCCCACCCAGCTGAACTACGGCATGGCTGCCACTGATGTGGACGGGGACGGAAACCTGGAGATATTTGTAGCCGGGTGAGGAGTTTGTCACTTAAAGTTAGACTTGTTCCATCTTCATAAAGAGCTGTAGGCCGTTTAAAGTGTACaggctaaaataaaaacacacactcaaagctGAAGgttgaaagcaaaaaaaaaaaaagtttaaagcGTAGAGATGCTAAGGGTGTCCCGAAGCTCACTCAAGTGATGAAAATGGATGTGATTCAATAGAGCGCCATTGATGGGAACAGTTTTGCAAGCCTGCCTCTATCCAACGAAGCAGCAATGAATTTCTTAATGCTTAACAGAATATAGATGAACCAAAATGACCCTGTTTAATGAATGTCATTTAGTCTAAACATCCTATTCAGCAGGTATCCCAGACAGGAGATCATCACAAAACCTCATAGAGGATGTAATTTCATTTGCCATTAGAAGGAGCTTCAAGTGGATTGCTTTCAGATTGTATATGCTACATTCTCTCTGACCTTCAGCACTTAAATATAGCATGGTAACAAATTTATAAGGTTTTTTCTGAACATATCTGAGTAACATTTTAAGGGGTTCTCAGGGTGCGTTTTGGCaagaaaaacactgaatgaCTTTAAATAGCGATCATGCAGTGGACATTAAAGTCAGCAGCTTAAATTTAAATTCAAATTctattctcctctcctcctccatagCAACAATGCCTGAGGCTAATGGATGCATAGAATGTAAACATGACAGTAAGACACAGAAAATATGATGTTCTGTGTGTTATTGGACATTATTAAATTAAGTCAGAACCTGGGGTTCAGTGTTCGGTAAAATCAAAGTAGGACCAAAGTAAGACCAAAGTAacccccatagactcccatgttaaaatgccatATACAGCCTAGTTCAAAAATCAGTTTTGGTCTCTATTGTTAAGTTCTCTTTTTGACAACTGTACGGGAGGTGAATTataactcattttaattatatggTGACTTAAGTTttacataattatgggcataACCGCCAtgagtgacagacaggtgcCAAATGGCTCTTCCTACAGGTGACGTCATAGAAGCTACGTCCATAGCTATATATGTCCATAGTATAAGGTGTATACTTGCAACCAATTAAATCAACCCACCGTTGCAACTATATGGGCTATAAATAAAGTGTGAAAGGGGACCCACTCAATAAGTAGATATGAAAACTAATAGCTCACAACTACAGTGACACGTGTGACAAGATGGTCACTAATAATAGATTTCCTTCCTGCTATCGTGCCCTTCAGCTGCTTTAAAGACAGCCAGTTGTAGAATAGTAGAACAATCCCTATTTAGTAATGAAACATGAATCATTAGAGCATGCTTCACTCCCTGTTCTGTAACACAGGTGGAATGTCATGATAATCTTCAAGACATGCAAATGTTTCCAACATTTTTAGAGACACATGTATGTAGAATTGTTACTACAGCAAAATATCTGCCAACAATGTGTCATTCTTTCCTGTTGACAGGTACAACGGTCCAAATCTGGTGCTTAAATATGACAAGGATATGAAAAGACTCATTAACATCGCTGTCGACGACCACAGTTCCCCGTTCTACGCCCTGAGAGACCGCCAAGGCAAAGCCATCGGAGTGACAGCATGTGACATCGACGGAGATGGACGGGAGGAGATTTATGTGCTCAACACCAACAACGCCTTCTCTGGTACAGTATGCAGttgtaaaaaatacaaatgtgcacacacacccacacacactctgacactgGGTTTATGCATCTTTTCCTATATGCGAGACAAAGCAAGAGAATCTGTATGCAGATATTTAGCTTATCTCATCTGAGTCTTCGTCGGATAACAGATAAGCTTCGTGCTGCTATTAATCAATCTGAGAGCTACAGAGTGCGCACTGCCAACACTGCAACACCTCACCTCGATCATTTTTATAAAAACTCCTGTATCACATTTCTCACTTTCAACCGCAGCACGCTGCTCTCTCACTTCCAATCACCCACGGTTCTTGTATTGCATAATGCCTCTTTACTGCACACAGTCTTTGCCTCTCCTGAACTCTGTATCTCTCTGCATCAAGGTCGGGCAACGTATTCAGACAAGCTGTTTAAGTTTCGTAACGGACGCTTTGAAGATCTGCTGAGTGATGATATTAATGAACACAGAGATGTGGCCAATCCTATGGCTGGGCGCTCAGTGGCCTGTGTGGACAGAAaggtactcacacacacacacacacacacaggagaagcATATGTAGatctgcaccacacacacaaactccccAGAGTGTCTTCAGCGTACATGCACGGgtgcttctgtttgtttaccAGTGATAACTCATGCCCTGCCTACGCCGCCCTTCTCAGCATGTGCTATGACAGTTCATTTGGGGGAATGGTGTGCCATTTTCTCTCTTCTGTCCATCGCGCCAGTGTAATTACAGAAGCCAGGGCTCGTTTGTTTTATAGAACATCGTATGAGGGGAGGAGTGATGACTGCACACTACTGCTTTCTGCCTGTAGCGTTTTCTCTTAGTCCCATTCCCCATTGTGTTCGTCCTCTTTTTTCCACCTTCTTTCCTCTCGCCGACCCGCTCATACACTCTCTTCCTGTGTCTCTtatctcacacaaacacatataaaGCTCACACTTCCAATCAAGAACAGGATAAAGAAGGTAATAGTGGGGGAGAGGACAGTAGGGATTACAATAGATTTCTTAAAAACCACAGTCCCACAACAGTGAGCACTGATAGGTTGCAGAGCTGCCAAACCGATTGGAAAGATATCAGCTTTTAATGGCATAATTCTTTTAGAGGAAGCCAAAGCCTTGATGTGTGTTCTTGCATGCTGGTTCCggactgacagagagagaagtcaTGCTCCTCCTGCTGAGCAAGTTCTATTAGAACATATTTAGAAGAGAGGCAGAAGGTTACACAAAAACCAAAGAATAGCTAATGTGTTTACTCATAAATAAAGTGTTATCTTTCAGGAAAAAAGACGGATTTCTCATCCAACCATTTCGTCTCTCCTAGTCTCCTTGGAAGTGACATCCCATCATTATTCTTTTACAAACTGATAGAGGTGACGCATTGAAAGGTCTCACATTGAACTGACGAATTGGTTTCATTCTGAAGTGTGACACAGGAGATAATAAGTGGACTTTAACCCTAAAAATATGCTGAAATAAAGCACAATAAACAACAGAAAAGCTACAATAAAATGGAAGCTTATTCTCTGAGATGGCTGTAAAGATCGGTGTAAAGGGTACACAGTCCTTGCACCACCATACACTTTGCAGGCATGCATGTCGCACTAGTCACAACGCCAATCCCAGTGACAGAAATTAGCCTTGGGTGAAGGCTTATTGAAAAATCATTGACTTTTAGGTTTGTTAAGTAAGTGCCAGTGGCCTTCAGGTCTTTCATTGGTGTTCgttgttcatttttttcttgtgtgtgtgtgtgtgagagagagactcacTCCCACAGCAcgctgtaatgtgattttttacATCAGCCCAACTCATTTACACTCCTTGTCGTGTAAAAATATAGTAAGGCAAATACAGACTGTGAAATgggatgcatgtgtgtgcgtttgcATACAAGTATGTGTTTATATTGATTGAAATATGTTAGGCCTGGTGGGAAAGCTCATTGGAATCAAGTGTGTAGTCTATTAGTGTGGTTCCGTCTGTGAGTTTGTGTCTGCAGGGACTCTGACTGATAATGGAGTGTGAAATTAATCTCTAaagggaggcagagggaggagaagggagaGGCTGAGACAAAGGGGTATAAGGGGTAAGAAACAGGCTAAAGGGAGATGAAGGGGGGAAGAAAAGATTTGACTGGGAAAAAGTGGAtaataaaaaacactaaaactatGGATTTATTGACGTACAGATACCACTGTCATCAGCTtttcagcatttaaaaaaaaagaatccaaaacagctacagaacaaatatttaaaatgataaTGCGAGGCTGCTTATAAGCTGAACTGGTGGTGAACCTCAGCTTTCAGGTGGTTTACAGCACATTTTGGCTTATTGtttgtgttggtttttttttgcaccacatttctgctgttttgGTGAAATGAAACCTGTTCAACATCAAAGAACAGACAATAGAGACCACATAAGAAGCACAGTGGgacatttagcagctaaaaagCCACAAACTCCCCTCAGgagacaaaaactgaaagaaataTTACAATATAATGCACACCATTCCTGAACTCTATGCAGCTTCCCACTGATACAAGTGTACCGCCTGTTATTTATGTATCGAATGCAGTGATCAGATTTAAACTGGCAATGAAGAGTCTTCTTTAACTAAAGGCTCATGATATGTAAGTGTTGCACTCACAGGTTGCTTCTGCTGCCCCCCCAGAGGCCTGAAAGACACCAGTTAAAATCTAACATGTTTCCTGTCTCATTGCTGGTTTCTGCCTTTATTCTgaagaagctgaaaaaaaagaaatgtatagGATGATTCTTACTGACTAGACCCAAAATGTGAAGGTTCATGTCCTCCTGTTGGACCACTTTAGTCCCTAAAGCCCTGCCATGAACCATTACTTCACTTTTGTCTTTACTCACAGTTAGTTTTAAGGCATTAAAGCTACGTGGTGATTTGAAAAGCCAGAGAAGTGTACTTCATTCATAGCATTGGACTAAGACCAATGGACTacttctgcagaaaagacactTCCAAGCTGACTGAAGTATGTAGATTACACAGCCTGGAAGCCTGTCATTTGGTCAACTACAGCTCTTTGGTCACATAGATGTTACAGAGGTAACAAAGAACACAGggtcccacagtcaaacacagtgctgtggggatgcttcagtgtgtctggaACTGGGAATGTTGTCAGGATGAAAGGAAATATGAAAAAGAAAGACTATATATTTTGAGTCTTGGTTGTTAACTACTCTTTTTAatgtgacaacaacacaaagcataTGTCTGAGGAATGTAcaaaagaccagggtccatgccaggAGACCTTCAATTCTGGAGGAGCTTGAGAGATTCCTCAGTCCTCAGGGGATGTGCCTCACACTTGCCTCAAACTGCACTAAGGGACTACAGGCTAAACAAAAAGGATACACAACTAACTATTAGCATCAGGGAGGCTCATAATGTTaatattttgtttctgtgtaggTAAGTAGGAAGGTAAAAGAATGCTTCCAAGCAAAATAAAACTAGTATGTGTGGAAATGTTTTGTGCTGTTATCTATTTAAATGCTTCTCTATTGAACAGCATCAagtattaatatttaaaaatcaaagACACTTTTTATTAGTACAGTATGTTAATAAACTGTATTTGTTTTGTACAGGGCACAGGCCGCTACGCTATCTACATAGCTAACTATGCAAGTGGCAAAGTGGGTCCTCATGCTCTCATAGAAATGGACGAGGCAGCGAGCGACCTGTCACAGGGTGTCGTTGCCCTTTCCAACGTGGCGGAGCAGGCTGGAGTCAACAAGTTGATCGGTAGGTATGACTGTGTCAGGCAGACCGTCGCTTTCATATCAACCAGCACTCCTGAACCCTCACTGTGATTTATACAGACATCTGCAGAAGAACATGTGCCTGTTGTACTCACAGTCTCTGAAATATAGGACTTTATAGCACATGGAGGGAGCTAGGAAAAAAGGGTGAGTAAGAAAGAGTTGGAGCAGTGCCAGgcaggggaaaaaagaggaagaaagaaaacacgtGGGCTCTTTTGGCACTGTCAGCTGTTTACTCCAGTCAAAGTCACAGGGAAGCATAAGGGAAGGGCACCACACGCATacatcagctccacagctgAGAGATGGCATCTATCACGCCATTACTTAGCCATAAATAGCAttgttgtatatatttattatacatGTATTTTACAGTATGTGCAGCTAGATGCATTGCGATCAAAAAGCTGCCAAAGCACTGAAGCAAATgaattttgttttgtgtgtaattCTGTGTGAAACTTAGTCCTGCAAAGCAAAAACCAAGCGGCCATCATAGTGACAGTAGGCAGTAAAATCAGATCAGCAGCGTTTCTTATCAGATAATACAAGTCAAAAAGCCATGTCCAATTCTATCCCGTGAAGGTCCTCCTAACATAacgtaaccccccccccccctaatgTTCTAATCTCTTTCTACTTCTTGGACAAACAGCAAAAGTTGCAGGACAATAAATATCTTTTAACTTGGCATTCAAATGCTATTCAAACAGGAAGGATGACCTTGTAACTTGTTTTATAGTTTTAGAAAATACCACTGAAATGTCACGTAACTGTGTAGGAGCAGAACACTAAATGccaaaaatgcacaatttcccCATGAGTTGTGGCTTTATAATGGATGCTATTATGAGCAAAGAAAAACTGCATCTGTGATCCCTTATAAAAGCCGCTGAATCCAGGATGTtcttaaagtttttttttttttttttaaatgtgaggtGACTTTGAGCGCAGCAGAATGAATCTTCATCATCGTCTTTATACGTGCAGGATATCATTTGATCCACCAGGGGGACAAAGTGAGCTGGCTCAGAATAGTTGTGAGTGATGTATGGTAGAGGGCTTCGTCATCAAACTGCCGTTAATCAGAGCGGAGGGACAGTCAGTGAAGTTGTATATCTAATGGTTACATATCTCTAGAGAGACATTAGCACTTTATGGCCGTAGGAGGCGAGTGATATTTGTCTGGGCTGATGGAGCGACCAGTAAATCAGGAGCAGGTCCTCACTCACAGCACTGACTCTGCATACTGGAAGGGCAATCAAAACACTTTCAGCTCCATAATTAAATTCTGGTCTGGGATGAAACACTTCACTTTATTGGAAGTCATTGGAAAATCCTGGGGTGATATTAGGAGTGTATTGAACAGTCATGAAGATGTTTTAATGAGGAGGAAATTACTGTTAGCTTTCAGTTAATGCAAAAGactttcagtgtgtgtcgcacctttgtgtttttgtatttgtgcttgtgcctaggtgtgtgtgtgtgtgtgtgtgtgtgtagcccatcagtgtcagtgtctgtgtcagcagaaaGACTTGCTCAGCTCAGAGCAAATGGCCTGGAAAGACAGTAATGATCTTTAACTGTTCACTTTTGTTATGAAGCTgatctctctgcctctctacattttttctctcttaaaTTGTCAGCTCATTCTCTTTTTCGGCTTTCTCTTACCTTCaagtcttctctctctctctgtgcagggGGGAGAGGTGTTGTGGTGGGGCCCATTGTCAGTCAGACTCTGTCCGATGTGTTTTGTGACAACGAATATGGATCCAACTTCCTGTTCAGGAACAATGGAGATGGAACTTTCACAGATGTGGCGCAGCAGGCTGGTGAGAAGAACAAATATTTCTCACCACATTATATATTTGGTAATTGTACAACATGTACATTAATGCATGTTACCATTTCACTGGAGGTGTGGAGGACCCCATGCAGCATGGCAGAGGAGTGGCTCTTGCAGACTTCAACCGTGACGGCAAGACCGACATCGTGTACGGGAACTGGAATGGACCTCATCGCCTGTACATACAGCTGAACAATCGCAAACAGAAATTCAAGGTTGGTTTTATGAACTCATTTAACAACACTATGCACACAAGTGCAAACAGATTATTCTTGTGACAATACTTGCTCCTTTTCCCTTCTGGTGGACCACAATGTGATCAGAAATCACACTGTGTCAGTGTGGAGGGACACAATACACTCAAAATATCAGGCGTGGGGAAGGAAGAATGTGAGTCATAATAAAGGCTGTTCACACATTGGTCTGAGGATAGTTCAGAGCAGTCAGCACTCATTGATaatctgctgcctgtgtgtccGATCAAATAATCAGTTCCAGCAGAAGAGAGGTTGTTAGTCTCCATTATTCTTCTTCCTCTATACAAAATCAATAATTAACAaacaagcagcacagaaacaaccCAGCTCTTCTTTTATCACAGTGAATCACAGTATTATCAATCCCAACAGTTGACTAGTGAATTAGCTGCCTGGTGCTGGCCCACTTTAGGTTTGAGTGGTATTTAAAGACGCATGGCTGGTGATTTACTCAATCAATGAGTCTTCTGTGAGACAGCCAGCAGTGTGTTTGTCTACAACATTtaagagcagcagagacagagatgggCCTCGCTGTGTGTAAATCTGCAGAGGTTTGAAGCCCAGTGATCTATCTGTCACCGACCGGACCCGCATCTTTTACCAAAGAGATAAACGTCACAGGAGACATCTTTATAGAGGTCAAAGAAGGGGTTAATGTGTGAAGCTTAGCCCAGAGACAATTCCATCAacgtctctctctcctctctcacacacactcacacacattctcacacacacacacagaaaagacaaaTTGAATTAGCTAGACAAGGTCCAAGGCTGTTAAATCACAATCCCACAACATATTTAAGACTCCTTTCCCCCCACACGAGCTCCCTGACATGTGTTGACCTTTGCCATGCATAATGAAGCTGTTGTATCACTTCAGTAAACCGCCAATTATATTGGGCTGAACCAGCAGCTTGCCCGGCTATCGTGGAAAGTGCCGATTAGGCCTTGTGCTTTAATTAAAATCTATTGCAGAGGTTTTCCTTGCAAcactttttacacacaaacaggcagacatAGTGAATACATGTTTAAATAGAAAGAAATCGTTTCTATGAAACCACATCACACAGACTTTTTTAGATGGTGGTTTTTagaattaatt
This Parambassis ranga chromosome 15, fParRan2.1, whole genome shotgun sequence DNA region includes the following protein-coding sequences:
- the crtac1b gene encoding cartilage acidic protein 1; protein product: MLLWLLLLLPALSSAQRSEPMFSAITKTALPPDYDNNPTQLNYGMAATDVDGDGNLEIFVAGYNGPNLVLKYDKDMKRLINIAVDDHSSPFYALRDRQGKAIGVTACDIDGDGREEIYVLNTNNAFSGRATYSDKLFKFRNGRFEDLLSDDINEHRDVANPMAGRSVACVDRKGTGRYAIYIANYASGKVGPHALIEMDEAASDLSQGVVALSNVAEQAGVNKLIGGRGVVVGPIVSQTLSDVFCDNEYGSNFLFRNNGDGTFTDVAQQAGVEDPMQHGRGVALADFNRDGKTDIVYGNWNGPHRLYIQLNNRKQKFKDIASQKFSMPSPVRTVIAADFDNDNELEVFFNNIAYRGPSANRLFRVSRRDHGDPQIEELNVGEASEPEGRGTGAVVTDFDGDGRLELLVSHGESAAQPISVYKVNPGMSNSWLRVIPRTRFGAFARGAKVVVYTKKSGPHTRIIDGGSGYLCEMEPVAHFGLGKDVATNVEVYWPDGRSIARPLEPSEINSVLEIPYPRDEDQVTPTVEIECGPGFALNENGRCTDKDECTQFPSVCPSDRPVCTNTYGSYKCRAKRRCNQGFEPNDDGSACVAQVAYFGGTRSSGESKGPGLSFCLLSISVLPLISIHLHVGLL